A single region of the Gephyromycinifex aptenodytis genome encodes:
- a CDS encoding sugar ABC transporter substrate-binding protein: MRNTSSTPRRPKLAIATIATIAAGTLALSACGTSNAPGTSDGTASGPVVLEVWDYLGQGASHTAMESAVAAFESANPGVTIKRTSFAYSDLAKAIVQGGVGGSVPDVAVVDVVDTQNFASLGLLKDITPIAGSKANEFFPGPWQSTQVDGKTFGLPLNSNNLALYYSKDKFKNAGVEVPTNWEELRSTAKKLSSGEEQGIAMSGVKNEQGTFQFLPFLWQTGGDLDSFATDGATALQFMKDLIDDGSMSSSVANYSQEDARTQFLNGKAAMMINGPWELQNLKDANVNYGVAKLPAGKVAATGLGGENVVAFDQAKQPAAAVEFLEYLTGKEGAKTFCDESGQLSSRVDLKGELKLSSDPDMQVFESQLDVAHARAYGAKYNEISAGIQEALQKVLTGAATATDAAASAAQTITPLLP; this comes from the coding sequence ATGCGAAACACGTCCTCCACCCCCCGGCGTCCCAAGCTTGCCATCGCCACGATCGCCACCATCGCCGCGGGCACACTCGCATTGTCCGCCTGCGGAACCAGTAATGCCCCTGGCACCTCCGACGGGACCGCATCGGGCCCTGTCGTCCTGGAGGTCTGGGACTACCTCGGTCAAGGGGCCAGCCACACTGCCATGGAGAGCGCGGTGGCGGCCTTCGAGTCAGCCAACCCCGGAGTCACTATCAAACGGACTTCATTCGCTTACTCCGATCTCGCGAAGGCCATCGTCCAGGGAGGCGTGGGCGGATCGGTTCCCGACGTTGCTGTAGTCGACGTCGTCGACACCCAGAACTTCGCATCGCTGGGCCTCCTCAAGGACATCACCCCCATCGCCGGCAGCAAGGCAAACGAGTTCTTCCCCGGCCCTTGGCAAAGTACGCAGGTGGACGGCAAGACGTTTGGCCTGCCACTCAACAGCAACAACCTTGCACTTTATTACAGCAAGGACAAGTTCAAGAACGCTGGCGTCGAAGTCCCCACCAACTGGGAGGAACTTCGTTCCACGGCGAAAAAGCTAAGCTCTGGCGAGGAGCAAGGTATCGCGATGAGCGGGGTCAAGAACGAACAGGGAACCTTCCAGTTCCTGCCTTTCCTATGGCAGACCGGTGGCGACCTAGACAGCTTCGCAACCGACGGCGCGACCGCCCTGCAGTTCATGAAGGACCTTATCGACGACGGTTCGATGTCAAGTTCAGTGGCCAACTACTCCCAGGAAGATGCGCGGACCCAGTTCCTCAACGGTAAGGCCGCCATGATGATCAACGGTCCGTGGGAACTCCAGAACCTCAAGGATGCTAACGTCAATTACGGTGTTGCCAAGCTGCCTGCAGGCAAGGTGGCTGCTACCGGCCTCGGCGGCGAGAACGTCGTCGCCTTTGATCAGGCCAAGCAGCCTGCAGCGGCTGTTGAATTCCTGGAGTACCTGACCGGCAAGGAAGGTGCGAAGACATTCTGCGATGAGTCTGGACAGCTCTCCAGCCGGGTAGACCTGAAGGGCGAACTCAAACTTTCGAGCGATCCCGACATGCAGGTTTTCGAATCTCAGCTTGATGTTGCGCATGCCCGCGCCTATGGCGCCAAGTACAACGAGATTTCTGCAGGTATTCAGGAGGCGCTACAAAAGGTCCTCACCGGAGCAGCCACGGCCACGGACGCTGCTGCCTCTGCCGCCCAGACCATCACGCCGCTCCTTCCCTGA
- a CDS encoding LacI family DNA-binding transcriptional regulator, with product MVNISDVAQRLGVSRSTVSYALSGKRPISEETKERVHAAIREMDFWPSAAGRALATASTQILAVLAPMAANATPEVALQFVNGVVQASRACGYDVLLVTGDESFRSVQRLVRAKQVDGFIVLDVEEHDPRTKALQDAGAVATLVGMPPEAGDLDRVDVDWGEAGALLIAELAKLGHRSICLLGAPEAAHKLGMTYAARFRNGVRDAADSSDVRVVEVAAVNDFFETVRTVESLMARHPEMTAFVVQHEAATAPLFSALSNAGAQVPLDYSVVGVSIDKLGLNFAPPVSGVRNPSSEMTRAAVEMLVDRLQHPARDAQTLLLRPEYADHGTTAPSRTT from the coding sequence ATGGTGAACATCAGCGACGTTGCCCAGCGGTTGGGCGTCAGCCGGTCAACCGTGTCCTACGCCTTGAGCGGGAAGCGCCCGATATCGGAAGAGACAAAAGAGCGAGTCCATGCCGCTATCCGCGAGATGGACTTCTGGCCCTCTGCAGCTGGTCGCGCGCTTGCCACTGCAAGCACCCAGATCCTTGCGGTGCTCGCCCCTATGGCAGCCAATGCCACCCCAGAAGTCGCCCTCCAGTTCGTGAACGGTGTTGTCCAGGCTTCGCGCGCATGCGGCTATGACGTCCTCCTGGTGACCGGGGACGAATCGTTCCGCAGTGTGCAGCGACTAGTTCGAGCGAAGCAAGTGGATGGATTTATCGTCCTCGACGTCGAAGAGCATGATCCCCGGACCAAGGCACTACAGGATGCGGGGGCCGTGGCGACGCTCGTCGGAATGCCTCCCGAGGCGGGTGACCTGGATCGTGTGGACGTCGACTGGGGTGAGGCAGGCGCACTACTGATAGCGGAGTTGGCCAAACTCGGCCACCGTTCGATCTGCTTGTTAGGAGCGCCCGAGGCCGCTCACAAACTTGGCATGACCTACGCCGCCAGATTTCGCAACGGTGTGCGTGATGCCGCTGACAGCTCGGACGTACGAGTGGTCGAAGTTGCTGCCGTCAACGATTTCTTCGAAACCGTCCGAACTGTTGAGTCGTTGATGGCTAGACATCCTGAGATGACCGCGTTCGTCGTGCAGCACGAAGCGGCCACGGCCCCCCTGTTCTCTGCGCTGAGCAATGCAGGCGCACAGGTTCCCCTGGACTACTCCGTCGTGGGTGTTTCCATCGACAAGCTCGGACTCAACTTTGCCCCTCCTGTCTCCGGAGTACGAAATCCGTCATCGGAGATGACACGTGCGGCCGTGGAGATGCTGGTGGATCGACTGCAGCACCCGGCCAGGGATGCGCAAACTCTTTTGCTGCGTCCCGAGTATGCCGACCACGGCACAACTGCACCATCCCGCACCACGTAA
- the yicI gene encoding alpha-xylosidase codes for MKFTDGYWIKKPGYVVEHPRQIQEILATDTGLVAYAPTRVVRRHGDELDSPILTTTIDALAPDVVRVRLEHFQGEPDLTPCFELADLDATPQATVEGCTAILRTGDLQVHVSGADQYMVSFRAKGKELTSAIPRSTGLVTIPDGQTFVHEQLTLAVGEAVYGLGERFGPAVRNGQSVDIWNDDGGTATEHAYKNVPFYLTNAGYGVFVNHTERVSLEVGSEINTRVQFSVPGQKLEYILIYGPTPKDILRKYTALTGRAPQVPAWSYGLWLSTSFTTDYSEETVNGFVDKMEELELPLSVLHFDCYWMRPSHWCDFTWDPAKFPDPEGMLSRYHERGLKVCVWINPYIGQRSHLFAEGKRRGYLLKRPDGAVRQWDHWQSGMAWVDFTNPDATAWWKGELKKLLAQGVDSFKTDFGERVPTDVVWHDGSDPHKMHNFYSYLYNKAAFEAIAEVKGEDEALVFARAATTGGQSFPVHWGGDSEPTFVSMAETLRGGLSLGLSGFGYWSHDMGGFEGTPTDDVFIRWFPFGMLSSHSRLHGSHSYRVPWNYGDKAVEVARRFIALKNRLMPYLLTHAQEITDAGTPLMRHMVLEYPNDRGATHVDTQYLLGPDILVAPVFTASGEVDVYLPTDGWTDILSGEHFTRRGWVHQTHGLETLPLLVADGTVLPLGAVTDRPEYDWCNELLLYIVNPTEGTKIVRAPHPDGTWAEFTVSRKGADMTVSAAGTSQPWKAAIVGASIENLVTGRSAKDVPASEIIGGTVLEPQDNVLVFRLA; via the coding sequence ATGAAGTTCACAGATGGTTACTGGATTAAGAAACCGGGCTACGTGGTCGAGCACCCACGCCAGATCCAGGAAATTCTTGCTACAGATACCGGTCTGGTGGCGTATGCCCCGACTCGGGTGGTCCGCCGCCATGGTGACGAGTTGGACTCACCAATACTCACCACCACTATCGATGCTCTGGCGCCAGACGTGGTGAGAGTACGCCTGGAACATTTCCAGGGTGAGCCTGACTTGACGCCGTGCTTTGAGCTCGCCGACCTGGATGCGACACCGCAGGCCACAGTCGAGGGATGCACGGCAATTTTGCGCACCGGGGATCTCCAGGTGCATGTTTCGGGGGCTGATCAGTACATGGTCTCCTTCCGCGCAAAAGGCAAGGAACTGACTTCCGCAATTCCCCGCAGCACCGGGCTGGTTACCATCCCGGATGGCCAGACGTTTGTACACGAGCAGTTGACGCTCGCTGTAGGAGAAGCGGTCTACGGGTTGGGCGAGCGATTTGGCCCGGCCGTCCGTAACGGGCAAAGCGTCGACATCTGGAATGACGACGGTGGAACCGCCACGGAACACGCCTACAAGAATGTCCCCTTCTATCTCACCAACGCTGGGTACGGAGTTTTCGTCAACCACACCGAGCGAGTGTCGCTGGAGGTGGGCTCGGAAATCAACACGAGAGTCCAATTCTCGGTGCCTGGTCAGAAGCTCGAATACATCCTGATCTACGGACCCACCCCCAAGGACATCCTTCGCAAGTACACGGCCCTAACCGGACGGGCACCACAGGTGCCGGCATGGTCCTACGGGTTGTGGCTCTCCACTTCGTTCACTACCGACTACAGCGAGGAGACGGTCAACGGCTTCGTGGACAAGATGGAGGAGCTGGAACTCCCCCTCAGCGTCCTCCACTTCGACTGCTACTGGATGCGGCCCTCGCATTGGTGTGACTTCACCTGGGATCCGGCAAAATTCCCAGATCCTGAAGGGATGCTGTCCCGTTACCACGAGCGGGGCCTCAAGGTGTGCGTGTGGATCAATCCGTACATCGGTCAGCGTTCCCATTTGTTCGCAGAGGGTAAACGACGTGGATACCTGCTCAAACGCCCCGATGGCGCCGTGCGCCAATGGGACCACTGGCAGTCCGGCATGGCCTGGGTCGACTTCACGAATCCGGACGCTACTGCCTGGTGGAAGGGCGAACTGAAGAAGCTCCTCGCCCAGGGAGTCGACTCCTTCAAAACCGACTTTGGTGAGCGCGTGCCTACAGATGTGGTCTGGCACGACGGCTCCGATCCCCACAAGATGCATAACTTCTACTCCTACCTCTACAACAAAGCCGCCTTCGAGGCGATCGCTGAAGTCAAGGGTGAGGACGAGGCCCTCGTGTTCGCTCGAGCCGCCACGACAGGCGGACAGTCCTTCCCCGTTCACTGGGGTGGCGATTCGGAACCCACCTTTGTGTCCATGGCCGAGACCCTTCGAGGCGGGCTCTCCCTGGGATTGTCCGGTTTCGGATATTGGAGCCACGACATGGGCGGATTCGAGGGCACGCCGACAGACGACGTGTTCATCCGATGGTTCCCGTTTGGAATGTTGTCCTCCCACAGCCGTCTTCACGGGTCCCACTCCTACCGAGTTCCGTGGAACTACGGAGATAAGGCGGTGGAGGTGGCCAGACGCTTCATAGCGCTGAAGAACAGGCTGATGCCCTACCTGCTCACCCACGCCCAAGAGATCACGGACGCCGGGACGCCCTTGATGCGTCACATGGTGCTGGAGTACCCGAATGATCGCGGCGCTACACATGTCGATACCCAGTACCTATTGGGTCCGGATATCTTGGTGGCTCCCGTTTTTACGGCCTCAGGTGAAGTTGACGTCTACCTTCCCACTGACGGGTGGACCGACATTCTCTCGGGCGAGCACTTCACGCGGCGCGGATGGGTACATCAGACCCATGGTTTGGAGACCCTCCCGCTCCTTGTTGCCGACGGAACAGTATTACCGCTCGGAGCAGTGACAGACCGTCCAGAGTACGACTGGTGCAACGAGCTGTTGCTGTACATCGTCAACCCGACCGAGGGGACAAAAATTGTGAGGGCTCCCCACCCCGATGGAACTTGGGCCGAGTTCACGGTCTCCCGCAAGGGTGCAGATATGACCGTGAGCGCCGCTGGCACCTCCCAGCCGTGGAAAGCCGCCATCGTCGGTGCCTCCATCGAGAACCTAGTTACGGGACGGAGCGCAAAGGACGTTCCCGCATCGGAGATTATCGGCGGAACTGTGCTGGAACCTCAGGACAACGTCCTCGTGTTTCGCCTGGCCTGA
- a CDS encoding carbohydrate ABC transporter permease, protein MQIRRLGLALAAPAVIYIAIFLAFPLLYNMYLSVTDASGANLISGSLPFVGSENYAKVLGNPDFWDSALLSLIFTVSCLALQYLFGFVLALFFRKPFPGNGPIRALLLVGWILPPVVTATIFRWMFDSDYGVLNYFMMSLGLTDEPVRWLSQGSTAMLAVIIANLWVGIPFNMLLLLSGLHLIDETLYEAAAVDGASRWQQFTNITFPIMRPVSISVLLLGVINTYKVFDLIYTMTRGGPVNSTTTLPIYTYLETFSFFQFGTGAAASAVTLILPLTLSYFYVKSLNEEER, encoded by the coding sequence ATGCAGATCCGACGTTTGGGCCTGGCGTTGGCAGCCCCGGCCGTAATCTACATCGCGATATTCCTCGCGTTCCCGCTGCTGTACAACATGTACTTGAGCGTCACTGATGCGTCAGGCGCGAATCTGATCTCAGGGTCCCTTCCCTTTGTGGGGTCGGAGAACTACGCCAAGGTACTTGGCAACCCAGATTTCTGGGACTCCGCCCTACTCAGTCTGATTTTCACGGTTTCGTGCTTGGCGCTTCAGTATCTATTCGGATTCGTCCTAGCTCTGTTCTTCCGCAAACCCTTCCCAGGCAACGGGCCAATTCGGGCTCTACTGCTGGTGGGTTGGATCCTACCGCCCGTCGTCACAGCGACTATCTTCAGGTGGATGTTTGACAGCGACTACGGCGTTCTCAACTACTTCATGATGAGCCTCGGTCTAACCGATGAACCCGTCCGCTGGCTGTCGCAGGGCAGCACCGCCATGCTGGCTGTCATCATCGCTAACCTGTGGGTAGGGATCCCGTTCAACATGCTTTTGCTGCTATCCGGGCTGCACCTCATTGATGAAACGCTCTACGAAGCTGCCGCAGTCGATGGCGCTTCCCGGTGGCAACAATTCACGAACATCACTTTCCCTATCATGAGGCCTGTATCCATCTCAGTCCTCCTGCTCGGTGTCATTAATACCTATAAGGTCTTCGACCTCATTTACACCATGACACGCGGCGGCCCCGTCAATTCCACAACCACACTGCCCATCTACACCTACTTGGAGACTTTCAGCTTCTTCCAGTTCGGAACCGGCGCTGCTGCGTCAGCCGTGACGCTGATCCTCCCCTTGACCCTGTCCTACTTCTACGTCAAGAGCCTCAACGAGGAGGAGAGATGA
- a CDS encoding TIGR02611 family protein: MDVTRDEASAAPSPAARATAEEHHLLRGRDWAWRRRIRANPRSRQIYRWVVGGLGFVIVVAGLLMVPFPGPGWLVVFIGVSIWASEFHWARRLHLYGMGKLRTWNDWVMAQGLLVRGGLFLLTCLFVNAVLWTMLKLMGIPDWVPQDVASFAHAHLAL, encoded by the coding sequence ATGGATGTGACGCGCGACGAGGCCAGTGCTGCGCCGTCCCCTGCGGCCCGCGCCACGGCTGAGGAGCACCACCTGCTGCGAGGCCGTGATTGGGCTTGGCGTCGGCGGATCAGGGCCAACCCGCGCTCTCGGCAGATCTATCGCTGGGTGGTCGGCGGGCTGGGCTTCGTGATCGTCGTGGCCGGTTTGCTGATGGTCCCGTTCCCCGGTCCCGGCTGGTTGGTGGTCTTCATCGGGGTGAGCATCTGGGCCTCGGAGTTCCATTGGGCGCGGCGCCTGCACCTGTACGGGATGGGCAAGCTGCGCACCTGGAACGACTGGGTGATGGCCCAGGGTCTGCTGGTTCGCGGGGGTCTGTTTCTGCTGACCTGCCTGTTCGTCAACGCCGTGCTGTGGACGATGCTCAAGCTGATGGGCATCCCCGACTGGGTACCCCAAGACGTTGCCTCGTTCGCGCACGCCCATCTCGCGCTGTAG
- the glgX gene encoding glycogen debranching protein GlgX — protein MEIWPGSAYPLGATYDGRGVNFTLFSEIADRVELCLISEDGTETRFELTEVDGYVWHGYVPNVQPGQRYGFRVHGPYDPANGHRCNPNKLLMDPYAKAIDGQVTGDEALFSYKFGDVTSYNDADSLGHTMLSVVINPFFDWGHDRPPRHEYHDSVIYEAHVKGLTMTHPDVPEEIRGTYAAIAHPAIIEHLTELGITAIELLPVHQFVQDTHLQEKDLVNYWGYNTIGFLAPHNAYAATGTGGQQVTEFKSMVKALHEADIEVILDVVYNHTAEGNEYGPTLCFRGIDNAAYYRLVDDSKDHYYDTTGTGNSLLMRNPHVLQLIMDSLRYWVTEMHVDGFRFDLAATLARQFHEVDKLSAFFDLIQQDPIISQVKLIAEPWDLGDGGYQVGNFPPLWTEWNGRYRDTVRDFWRGEAAALSEFASRLTGSSDLYAHSGRRPIASINFIIAHDGFTLRDLVSYNEKHNDANGEGGNDGESHNRSWNCGAEGPTDDPEIRALRLRQVRNFLTTLLVSQGVPMIAHGDELGRTQGGNNNVYCQDNEISWIDWNLGREQQGLLEFASHVIGLRMNHPVFRRRRFFQGSADHGGASDVRDIVWISVTGEEMHEQDWQTGYARTLSVLLNGDAIMEPGPLGQRLRDDDFLLMFNAHSEPVDFTIPSIIEGVEWLDVVDTASPTGIPDPAAPAHSNGAVRSVPGRSVLILRSRLLPEDILKEDAAEAEREATELANAAQAAGKDVEPSPEHEEREAERAARLKQAEQGEEPDLGVSPPA, from the coding sequence ATGGAAATCTGGCCAGGCAGCGCTTACCCCCTCGGCGCCACCTACGACGGTAGGGGTGTCAACTTCACCCTGTTCTCGGAGATTGCCGACCGCGTGGAGCTGTGTCTCATCAGCGAAGACGGCACCGAGACCCGCTTTGAACTCACCGAGGTCGACGGTTACGTCTGGCACGGTTACGTGCCGAACGTGCAGCCGGGACAGCGGTACGGCTTCCGCGTCCACGGTCCGTACGACCCGGCCAACGGGCATCGCTGCAACCCGAACAAGCTCCTCATGGACCCCTACGCCAAGGCCATCGACGGCCAGGTCACCGGGGACGAGGCGCTGTTCTCGTACAAGTTCGGCGATGTCACCAGCTACAACGACGCCGACTCCCTGGGGCACACCATGCTCTCGGTGGTCATCAATCCCTTCTTCGACTGGGGCCACGACCGACCGCCGCGTCACGAGTACCACGACAGCGTGATCTACGAAGCCCACGTCAAGGGTCTGACGATGACCCACCCGGACGTGCCCGAAGAGATCCGCGGCACCTACGCGGCCATCGCGCACCCGGCGATCATCGAGCACCTCACCGAGCTGGGCATCACCGCGATCGAACTGCTGCCGGTGCACCAGTTCGTGCAGGACACCCACCTGCAGGAGAAAGACCTCGTCAACTACTGGGGTTACAACACCATCGGATTCCTGGCCCCGCACAACGCCTACGCCGCCACCGGCACCGGTGGACAGCAGGTCACCGAGTTCAAGTCCATGGTCAAGGCCCTGCACGAGGCCGACATCGAGGTCATCCTCGACGTGGTCTACAACCACACCGCCGAGGGAAACGAGTACGGCCCCACCCTGTGCTTCCGCGGCATCGACAACGCGGCGTACTACCGCCTCGTCGACGATTCCAAGGACCACTACTACGACACGACGGGCACCGGCAACAGCCTGCTCATGCGTAACCCGCACGTCCTGCAACTCATCATGGACTCGCTGCGGTACTGGGTCACTGAGATGCACGTCGACGGCTTCCGCTTCGACCTGGCGGCCACCCTGGCCCGCCAGTTCCACGAGGTCGACAAGCTGTCGGCATTCTTCGACCTCATCCAGCAGGACCCGATCATCAGCCAGGTCAAGCTCATCGCCGAGCCGTGGGACCTTGGCGACGGCGGATATCAGGTGGGTAACTTCCCGCCGCTGTGGACCGAGTGGAACGGCCGTTACCGCGACACCGTGCGCGACTTCTGGCGCGGCGAGGCCGCAGCGCTGTCCGAGTTCGCCTCCCGGCTCACCGGCAGCTCGGACCTGTACGCCCATTCCGGACGTCGGCCGATCGCCTCGATCAACTTCATCATCGCCCACGACGGCTTCACGTTGCGCGACCTGGTCTCCTACAACGAGAAACACAATGACGCCAACGGTGAAGGCGGCAACGACGGCGAGAGCCACAACCGCAGTTGGAACTGCGGCGCCGAAGGCCCCACCGACGACCCCGAGATCCGGGCGTTGCGGCTGCGTCAGGTCCGCAACTTCCTCACCACGCTGCTGGTCAGCCAGGGTGTGCCGATGATCGCGCACGGTGATGAGTTGGGGCGCACCCAGGGCGGGAACAACAACGTCTACTGCCAGGACAACGAAATCTCCTGGATCGACTGGAACCTGGGCCGCGAACAGCAGGGCCTGCTGGAGTTCGCCAGTCACGTCATCGGCCTGCGGATGAACCACCCGGTGTTCCGGCGTCGGCGCTTCTTCCAAGGCAGCGCCGACCACGGCGGCGCTTCGGACGTGCGCGACATCGTCTGGATCAGCGTCACCGGCGAGGAGATGCACGAACAGGACTGGCAGACCGGCTACGCCCGGACCCTGTCTGTGCTGCTCAACGGCGACGCCATCATGGAGCCGGGCCCGCTTGGACAGCGGCTACGGGACGACGACTTCCTGCTCATGTTCAACGCCCACAGTGAGCCGGTGGACTTCACGATCCCCAGCATCATCGAGGGCGTGGAATGGCTCGACGTGGTCGACACCGCCAGCCCCACCGGCATCCCGGACCCGGCTGCACCGGCGCATTCCAACGGCGCGGTGCGTTCCGTTCCCGGTCGCTCGGTGCTCATCCTACGCAGCCGTCTGCTGCCTGAGGACATCCTCAAGGAAGACGCTGCCGAGGCCGAACGGGAGGCCACCGAACTCGCCAACGCTGCGCAGGCGGCCGGTAAGGATGTCGAGCCCTCCCCTGAGCACGAAGAGCGCGAGGCCGAACGCGCTGCCCGGCTCAAGCAGGCCGAGCAGGGCGAGGAACCCGACCTCGGGGTTTCCCCTCCGGCCTGA
- a CDS encoding carbohydrate ABC transporter permease encodes MSSIAMPADHVQSAKRSRVSIKRRQTVVKSTVAWLIAAAYLFPVYWMVNTSFKTGKDMFSVPPQMFPADPYLGSYKAVFSTTYGIPQAFLNSTIIASSVLILTLCIAIPASYAVARLRSGITTSMMIMLTVVQLLPAIAISVPLFVMFRQMGLTNSYISVILADISVTLPFAVILLRPYFKMFPVEVEEAARLDGLGVVSTIIRIIIPTIRPGIIMIGSFAFLMAWGEFTFALTLTTEQTIQPLTVALNRIIGQYGTAWNDLMATAGIIAAPVLVIFVVMQRYIVAGLAGGATKG; translated from the coding sequence ATGAGCAGTATCGCTATGCCCGCCGACCACGTCCAGTCGGCGAAGCGCAGCCGGGTTTCGATTAAGCGGCGCCAGACCGTGGTCAAGTCGACCGTCGCGTGGCTTATCGCAGCCGCATATCTCTTCCCGGTGTACTGGATGGTGAACACCTCATTCAAAACGGGCAAAGATATGTTTTCCGTACCTCCCCAGATGTTCCCTGCAGACCCATACCTCGGGTCCTATAAAGCAGTTTTCTCCACGACGTACGGCATCCCGCAGGCTTTCCTGAACAGCACGATAATTGCCTCGTCCGTCTTGATCCTGACGCTGTGTATTGCTATACCGGCATCCTATGCAGTCGCAAGATTGCGTAGCGGCATTACAACATCGATGATGATCATGCTGACGGTGGTTCAACTCCTGCCTGCGATTGCAATCTCCGTACCGCTCTTCGTCATGTTCCGACAAATGGGTCTCACCAACTCTTACATCTCCGTCATCCTCGCGGACATCTCGGTAACACTGCCTTTTGCCGTCATCTTGCTGAGACCCTATTTTAAGATGTTTCCGGTGGAAGTAGAGGAGGCCGCTAGACTGGACGGACTGGGGGTAGTTAGCACGATCATCCGAATCATAATCCCCACGATCAGGCCCGGGATCATTATGATCGGTTCGTTCGCCTTCCTTATGGCGTGGGGAGAATTCACCTTCGCCCTTACGCTCACGACTGAACAGACCATTCAACCACTCACGGTGGCGCTGAACAGGATCATCGGCCAATACGGCACGGCCTGGAACGACCTCATGGCTACTGCCGGGATTATTGCGGCCCCAGTCCTGGTGATCTTCGTCGTCATGCAGCGATACATCGTGGCGGGGCTAGCGGGCGGCGCCACCAAGGGCTAA
- the mmsB gene encoding multiple monosaccharide ABC transporter permease encodes MSTPITPPASPDNHPTLGQRFASLNLRESGLIIALLGLIVLFQVLTGGRLLAPDNIASLVQQNAYVMILSIGMMLVIIAGHIDLSVGSTVAMIGGVVGIAIAQWHVSWPLAILLALAVGALVGVWQGFWIAYIGIPAFIVTLGGMLVFRGFAQLLVGQTISGFPGAFINIGNGALPNFLGFTNTPSLGYIDGVTLLIGTLAAGATLFTAQRQRRIAASRNIPLESPALFWGRTIGIVVLLLLLAYRLGLSTDGFPVVLVIIAILIAIFTFVLRSTRFGRNIYAIGGNYRAAELSGVNVKRDTFRVFVLMGTLAALAGVVVTSRAGAAVAAAGTSYELDAIAACFIGGAAVTGGVGRISGAILGALIMGVLNIGLSILAVDPAWQMAIKGLVLIVAVAFDLLNKRKSGSLS; translated from the coding sequence ATGAGCACCCCCATCACGCCTCCGGCCTCCCCCGACAACCACCCCACTCTTGGCCAACGGTTCGCCAGCCTCAACCTGCGCGAGTCCGGGCTCATCATCGCCCTGCTCGGGCTCATCGTGCTGTTCCAAGTCCTCACCGGCGGTCGACTACTCGCCCCCGACAACATTGCGTCCCTGGTGCAGCAGAACGCCTACGTCATGATCTTGTCGATCGGTATGATGCTCGTCATCATCGCTGGCCATATCGACCTGTCCGTCGGCTCCACGGTCGCCATGATCGGTGGTGTTGTCGGTATTGCAATTGCCCAGTGGCACGTCTCGTGGCCCCTCGCCATTCTCCTGGCCCTGGCCGTCGGTGCCTTAGTTGGCGTTTGGCAGGGGTTTTGGATCGCCTACATCGGCATCCCTGCCTTCATCGTCACCTTGGGCGGCATGCTCGTCTTCCGCGGCTTCGCCCAGCTGTTGGTCGGGCAGACAATCTCGGGTTTCCCCGGCGCCTTCATCAACATCGGCAACGGGGCCCTGCCTAACTTTCTGGGCTTCACCAACACCCCAAGCCTCGGCTACATAGACGGTGTCACCCTGCTCATCGGCACCCTGGCTGCAGGAGCAACCCTGTTCACTGCTCAGCGCCAGCGGCGCATCGCTGCTTCCCGCAACATCCCGCTAGAGAGCCCAGCCCTATTCTGGGGACGCACTATCGGCATCGTCGTCCTGCTGCTGCTGCTGGCCTACCGGTTGGGCCTGTCCACGGATGGCTTCCCTGTCGTCCTGGTCATCATCGCCATCCTGATAGCCATCTTCACGTTTGTGCTCCGCAGCACCCGCTTCGGACGGAACATCTACGCCATCGGTGGGAACTACCGCGCCGCGGAACTGTCGGGCGTCAACGTCAAGCGCGACACCTTCCGGGTCTTTGTCCTCATGGGCACGCTCGCCGCCCTCGCCGGGGTGGTTGTCACATCGAGGGCTGGGGCTGCCGTGGCCGCCGCTGGCACCAGCTACGAACTCGACGCTATCGCCGCCTGCTTTATCGGAGGCGCCGCCGTGACGGGCGGCGTCGGTAGGATCTCCGGCGCCATCCTTGGCGCCCTGATCATGGGTGTGCTCAACATCGGCCTGTCCATTCTCGCCGTCGACCCCGCATGGCAGATGGCAATCAAGGGCCTGGTCCTTATCGTCGCCGTCGCGTTCGACCTTCTCAACAAGCGCAAGTCAGGGTCTCTCAGCTGA